A portion of the Ostreibacterium oceani genome contains these proteins:
- the rsxC gene encoding electron transport complex subunit RsxC — MKPTRTATMPSVKPLKDWWIAQTKRQPKGLNISAHGTSDAFPTLPIQSPPIDGRYRLSLRQRNGELAIPTVNHGDYVLAGAVIARPVSDIGLYIHAPTSGTVIQIPIENAANPLQGGCQALDIIADNKAQHAPNLPPMRDYWLWDERDLLQRIQQCGVAGMGGAGFATEKKLNLSKTPTPIDTLIINGAESDPYLHSDEALMQCHAEQIITGAQIIGHIVKAKQILIGVNAEKNQALATMKAAIDTAIDTAIETTIETTATKAAATDKTTTNMPPAPPVIPMQIEALPALYPIGSRYQIAEYLLGKKTPVGVRAHHFGFICHNVATAKSVYDAVILGSPLTERLVTFGGDAITQPGVYRCKIGAPLSALSTHVGMTKNTAVVLSGGVMMGDVIHCNDSTTIKKETTGIFAFIEAMPKQPQTQRCIRCGVCADVCPVNLLPQQLQYYAKSAPEKALAYRLTDCIECGLCSYVCPSDIPLVEIIQDAKAVHRLNTAEKALAEQAKIRHEARLTRLEKQAAEREEKLTKQLAKQLTIHADDQSNTTPNTETKTQPNTQSSLNQAQTADLIAGAIARSQARLQEKSQAKKQQHPQQTTTPSATAENLAENLADNSSDSMTANTDNPYHPYQTLIAEALQRTQTRKNQQAAHDPKHKQPSQTDADDAKTQGDEST; from the coding sequence ATGAAACCAACACGGACGGCAACAATGCCTAGTGTAAAGCCTCTAAAGGATTGGTGGATAGCGCAAACAAAACGCCAACCCAAAGGGCTTAACATCAGTGCGCATGGCACATCTGATGCATTTCCAACGTTACCCATACAATCACCACCGATTGATGGTCGTTATCGACTCTCGTTGCGCCAACGCAACGGCGAACTGGCCATTCCCACGGTCAATCACGGAGATTATGTGTTAGCTGGTGCCGTCATTGCAAGACCCGTCAGTGATATCGGGCTGTACATACATGCGCCCACCTCAGGCACGGTTATCCAAATCCCGATAGAAAACGCCGCCAACCCGTTGCAAGGCGGCTGCCAAGCACTAGACATTATTGCCGATAACAAAGCACAACACGCGCCTAACCTGCCCCCCATGCGTGATTATTGGTTATGGGACGAGCGTGACTTACTGCAACGCATCCAACAGTGCGGCGTCGCAGGAATGGGTGGTGCAGGCTTTGCCACCGAAAAAAAACTCAACCTGAGCAAAACGCCAACACCGATTGATACGCTTATTATTAATGGTGCTGAGTCTGACCCCTATTTACACAGCGATGAGGCGCTAATGCAGTGTCATGCCGAACAAATCATCACTGGTGCGCAAATCATCGGACACATCGTCAAGGCAAAGCAAATCCTCATCGGTGTTAATGCCGAAAAAAACCAAGCCCTAGCGACAATGAAGGCTGCAATAGACACGGCAATAGACACGGCAATAGAAACGACAATAGAAACGACAGCGACAAAGGCCGCAGCAACAGACAAAACAACGACAAACATGCCGCCAGCACCACCTGTCATTCCCATGCAAATTGAAGCGCTACCCGCACTGTACCCAATTGGCAGCCGTTATCAAATCGCAGAATACTTACTCGGCAAAAAAACGCCCGTTGGCGTTCGCGCCCACCATTTTGGCTTTATCTGCCACAATGTGGCGACAGCAAAATCCGTTTACGATGCGGTGATACTAGGCAGTCCATTAACCGAACGTCTGGTGACATTCGGCGGCGATGCCATCACCCAGCCTGGCGTTTATCGCTGCAAGATTGGTGCACCGCTTAGCGCATTATCAACGCACGTAGGCATGACCAAAAACACCGCCGTGGTTTTATCAGGCGGCGTCATGATGGGAGACGTTATACACTGCAACGACAGCACCACTATCAAAAAAGAAACCACGGGGATATTTGCTTTTATCGAGGCAATGCCTAAACAACCACAAACGCAACGTTGTATTCGCTGTGGTGTCTGCGCGGATGTCTGCCCTGTGAATCTATTACCCCAACAATTACAATACTACGCCAAAAGCGCCCCTGAAAAAGCCCTCGCGTATCGACTGACTGATTGCATTGAATGTGGGCTTTGCAGTTATGTCTGCCCTAGCGATATTCCATTGGTAGAAATCATTCAAGACGCCAAAGCCGTCCATCGTTTAAACACCGCTGAAAAGGCGCTTGCCGAACAGGCAAAAATACGCCATGAAGCACGATTAACACGACTAGAAAAGCAAGCCGCCGAACGCGAGGAAAAACTCACCAAACAACTCGCCAAACAACTTACTATCCATGCTGACGATCAATCTAACACAACCCCTAACACAGAAACCAAGACACAGCCAAATACACAGTCTAGTCTCAATCAAGCCCAAACCGCTGACTTGATTGCTGGCGCTATAGCGAGATCACAAGCGAGATTACAAGAAAAATCACAAGCCAAAAAACAACAACACCCCCAACAAACAACCACGCCTAGCGCTACAGCAGAAAACTTAGCAGAAAACTTAGCAGATAACTCATCAGATAGCATGACCGCAAACACAGATAACCCTTATCACCCTTATCAAACCCTCATCGCAGAGGCACTACAACGCACGCAGACAAGAAAAAACCAACAAGCGGCACATGACCCAAAACACAAACAACCCTCTCAAACCGACGCTGATGATGCCAAAACGCAGGGTGACGAGTCGACATGA
- the rsxB gene encoding electron transport complex subunit RsxB, which translates to MLGLFYFILIVAILGGLMVYLHRRLHTSEDSLVAQVNALLPQTQCAQCHYPGCRPYAEAIVRGEAAINQCPPGGQAGVDALAALLNIDSLPIDEAFGPVKPAPELAEIVEQDCIGCTLCIDACPVDAILGASKQMHTIIADECTGCELCLPVCPVDCIIMKPKTTQTHIEIALTNGIPIRRHNETNTDGNNA; encoded by the coding sequence ATGCTAGGCCTATTTTACTTTATCTTGATTGTGGCAATCCTTGGTGGGCTGATGGTTTACCTGCATCGCCGTCTACATACTAGCGAAGATAGTTTAGTCGCACAAGTCAACGCCCTATTGCCACAGACACAATGCGCGCAGTGCCATTACCCGGGATGTCGCCCTTACGCCGAAGCCATTGTTCGTGGCGAAGCCGCCATTAACCAATGCCCACCTGGGGGACAAGCAGGCGTTGATGCGCTAGCGGCTTTGCTCAATATCGACAGCCTACCAATTGACGAAGCATTTGGCCCAGTCAAACCCGCCCCCGAATTAGCTGAAATCGTTGAACAGGACTGCATCGGCTGCACACTCTGTATTGACGCTTGTCCAGTTGATGCCATTTTGGGGGCATCCAAACAAATGCACACCATTATTGCCGACGAATGCACTGGCTGCGAACTTTGTTTACCCGTCTGCCCTGTTGATTGCATTATTATGAAGCCCAAAACCACCCAAACGCATATCGAGATAGCGCTGACTAACGGCATCCCCATTCGACGTCACAATGAAACCAACACGGACGGCAACAATGCCTAG